One Pseudomonas sp. C27(2019) DNA window includes the following coding sequences:
- the pyrE gene encoding orotate phosphoribosyltransferase, whose product MQAYQREFIQFALERGVLRFGEFTLKSGRVSPYFFNAGLFNSGLALAKLGRFYAQALVDSGLAYDVVFGPAYKGIPLAATMAVALAEHHNTDIPWCFNRKEAKAHGEGGTLVGAPLTGKVVIVDDVITAGTAIREVMQIIQTQGAQAAGVLIALDRQERGTGALSAIQEVERDFNMPVISIVSLQQVLEYLAGNDELRHHLSAVERYREDYGI is encoded by the coding sequence ATGCAAGCATATCAACGAGAGTTTATTCAGTTCGCACTTGAGCGCGGAGTTTTACGCTTTGGTGAGTTTACCTTGAAGTCGGGGCGAGTAAGTCCTTATTTTTTTAATGCAGGGCTGTTTAACTCAGGTTTGGCTTTAGCCAAGCTCGGTCGTTTTTATGCACAAGCACTGGTTGATAGTGGGCTGGCCTATGATGTGGTGTTTGGGCCTGCGTATAAAGGTATTCCGCTGGCTGCAACGATGGCAGTTGCTTTGGCTGAACACCATAACACTGACATACCTTGGTGCTTTAACCGTAAAGAAGCGAAAGCGCATGGTGAGGGTGGCACATTAGTGGGTGCGCCTTTAACTGGCAAAGTAGTAATTGTTGACGATGTGATTACTGCGGGCACAGCTATTCGCGAAGTGATGCAGATTATTCAAACGCAAGGTGCTCAAGCGGCGGGTGTGTTGATTGCCTTAGATCGCCAAGAGCGTGGCACAGGTGCGTTGTCAGCGATTCAAGAGGTTGAGCGTGATTTCAATATGCCAGTAATAAGCATTGTATCTTTGCAGCAAGTGTTAGAATATTTAGCCGGTAATGATGAGTTAAGGCACCACTTGTCTGCGGTAGAGCGCTACCGTGAGGACTATGGCATCTAA
- a CDS encoding exodeoxyribonuclease III, translated as MRVISINVNGIHNAIEQGLFDWLHAQNADVICLQDTRASAHEMDASEVQLHGYFCYACDAEQPAQGGVAIYTRLQPKAIITSLGFESADRFGRYIQADFDKVSIASVLMPSGRKDENDLNQKFKFMDDFARHLDKQRRKRRDYIYCASLFIAHNKLDVKHWRDCQQETGFLSPERAWMDELIGTMAYTDALREVNREGELYSWWADSEQAELLNLGWRFDYQLLTQGMRRTVRSAKLSRQPRFSEHAPFSVDYDWVLSV; from the coding sequence ATGCGCGTTATTAGTATAAATGTGAACGGGATTCACAATGCTATTGAACAAGGGTTATTTGACTGGCTACACGCGCAAAATGCCGATGTCATCTGCCTGCAGGATACACGCGCCAGCGCACACGAAATGGATGCATCTGAGGTCCAGCTGCATGGCTATTTTTGCTACGCTTGTGATGCTGAACAACCCGCACAAGGCGGTGTTGCAATCTATACACGCCTGCAACCAAAGGCCATTATAACCAGTTTAGGCTTTGAATCAGCTGATCGTTTCGGCCGATATATTCAGGCCGATTTTGATAAAGTCAGCATCGCCAGTGTACTCATGCCCTCTGGGCGTAAAGATGAGAACGACTTGAACCAAAAGTTTAAGTTTATGGATGACTTTGCGCGCCATCTTGATAAGCAACGGCGCAAGCGTCGTGACTATATTTACTGTGCCTCATTGTTTATAGCGCACAATAAACTCGACGTAAAACACTGGCGTGACTGCCAGCAAGAAACCGGATTTCTATCGCCTGAACGGGCGTGGATGGATGAACTGATTGGAACGATGGCCTACACCGATGCCTTGCGTGAGGTAAACCGAGAAGGCGAGCTGTACAGCTGGTGGGCTGACAGCGAACAGGCTGAACTGCTAAACCTCGGCTGGCGCTTTGATTACCAATTATTAACGCAAGGCATGCGTCGCACTGTACGCAGTGCCAAATTGTCTAGGCAGCCGCGCTTTTCAGAGCATGCGCCTTTTAGTGTTGACTATGATTGGGTGTTAAGCGTTTAA
- a CDS encoding DUF4870 domain-containing protein — translation MDKHGSVTPEQPQLSQEAKLWAMVTHFAAFAAFLIPFGNIIGPVVAWQLKKDFHPFVAQNGKEAVNFQITIGIAAFIGIMLIFVGIGVFVLPVLGVYWIAMTIIGGVKANNGVAYRYPMTLRFIK, via the coding sequence ATGGATAAGCACGGATCAGTTACCCCCGAACAGCCACAGCTGAGCCAAGAGGCAAAGCTATGGGCTATGGTGACCCACTTCGCGGCTTTTGCGGCTTTTCTTATTCCTTTCGGTAATATTATTGGTCCAGTGGTGGCGTGGCAGCTGAAGAAAGACTTTCATCCCTTTGTCGCACAAAATGGCAAAGAGGCAGTGAATTTTCAGATCACTATAGGGATTGCTGCATTTATTGGCATCATGCTGATTTTTGTCGGAATCGGTGTTTTTGTGCTGCCGGTACTCGGTGTGTACTGGATAGCGATGACTATTATTGGTGGAGTAAAAGCCAATAATGGCGTGGCGTATCGTTACCCAATGACCTTGCGCTTTATTAAGTAA